In Topomyia yanbarensis strain Yona2022 chromosome 2, ASM3024719v1, whole genome shotgun sequence, one DNA window encodes the following:
- the LOC131680989 gene encoding ribonuclease P protein subunit p30, protein MNKYSGFSDLCVPFTSSVKDMKEILKELQELGYKNVAIEQVYDHVNHPGDKKNDPIPVAADLNIFNKDLKGHLRLLNRLTIIYADSSVTLVTNRSANLRRYNLVSVIPTTVDAFQHACQTMHCDIVSYNSDTVRGKMSRKFYFLAVSRNIMFEIKYGPAIVNSNDRKDAINRAHRYHSYGKSKNVIITSEAKSRFHVRGPYDVANLGLIFGLSEEQSKNAILGAPRKILIAAEARRLGKAGLTISYRKSGVDSDDYSDSELSEEIDDNEEEEESGDEDEPMPDEATVEPPRKMAKHDKL, encoded by the exons ATGAACAAATATTCTGGATTCAGCGATTTGTGTGTGCCGTTCACTAGTTCAGTGAAAGATATGAAGGAAATTCTGAAAGAGCTTCAAGAAT TAGGATACAAAAATGTAGCAATCGAGCAAGTGTACGATCATGTAAATCATCCTGGCGATAAGAAAAACGACCCTATTCCTGTAGCAGCAGATTTGAATATATTCAAC AAGGACCTCAAAGGGCATCTTCGGTTACTGAACCGACTAACCATTATATACGCCGATAGTAGCGTAACGCTGGTCACGAATCGTTCAGCAAATCTCCGACGGTATAATCTGGTGTCCGTTATACCCACCACGGTAGATGCTTTCCAGCATGCCTGCCAAACGATGCACTGTGACATCGTCTCATACAACTCTGACACCGTGCGGGGTAAGATGAGCCGAAAGTTTTATTTCCTGGCCGTGAGTAGGAACATAATGTTCGAGATTAAGTACGGACCGGCAATCGTTAATTCCAACGACCGAAAAGATGCCATCAATCGAGCTCACCGGTACCACTCATATGGTAAATCGAAAAACGTCATTATCACCAGCGAAGCAAAAAGTCGGTTTCATGTTAGGGGACCCTATGATGTAGCCAATTT GGGTCTTATTTTTGGTCTTAGCGAGGAACAATCGAAGAACGCCATCTTGGGAGCACCTAGAAAGATTCTTATTGCGGCTGAAGCACGAAGACTCGGTAAGGCAGGTCTTACTATTAGTTACCGCAAGAGTGGAGTTGACAGCGACGACTATTCTGATTCGGAGTTGTCGGAAGAAATAGATGATAATGAGGAGGAGGAAGAATCAGGTGACGAAGATGAGCCAATGCCAGATGAAGCCACGGTCGAACCACCAAGGAAGATGGCTAAACATGATAAACTTTGA